The Bubalus bubalis isolate 160015118507 breed Murrah chromosome 16, NDDB_SH_1, whole genome shotgun sequence genome window below encodes:
- the LOC102414424 gene encoding olfactory receptor 56A4-like has translation MLSLNHTGSQVTEFLMICFPGMQDTQHWLSLVLAPLLVLALGANFLLLLAIWQEASLHEPMYYLLAILSVLDVILCLTVIPKVLLIFWLDMKPISFMGCFLQMFIMNTFLPMESSTFLVMAYDRYMAICHPLRYPSIITEQFVINVAIFFIFRNLLATLPTPILAARLNYCASNVVENCICANISVAKLSCGDIHLNKLYQFVSVWCLLGSDLVLILLSYCFILSAVMHLQSGGASTKALSTCGSHLILILFFYTLLLVFIFTNKAGKKVSPEVPILLNVLHHLIPPALNPIVYGVRTQEIKQGIIKLFKYQC, from the exons ATGTTATCTCTCAACCACACAGGGAGCCAGGTGACTGAATTCCTGATGATCTGCTTTCCAGGAATGCAGGATACCCAACACTGGCTGTCTCTAGTCCTGGCTCCTCTCCTAGTTTTGGCCCTTGGGGCCAACTTTCTGTTATTACTTGCCATCTGGCAGGAGGCATCTCTGCATGAGCCCATGTACTACCTGCTTGCCATCCTTTCTGTGCTGGATGTCATCCTCTGCCTCACAGTCATCCCTAAG GTCCTGCTCATCTTCTGGTTGGACATGAAGCCCATCAGCTTTATGGGCTGCTTCCTGCAGATGTTCATCATGAATACATTCCTTCCCATGGAATCCTCCACCTTTCTGGTCATGGCTTATGACCGCTACATGGCCATCTGCCACCCACTGCGCTATCCATCCATCATCACGGAACAGTTCGTCATCAACGTGGCCATCTTCTTCATCTTCCGCAATTTGCTGGCTACGCTGCCTACACCAATTCTGGCTGCGAGACTCAATTACTGTGCCAGCAATGTAGTGGAAAACTGTATCTGTGCCAACATTTCTGTAGCAAAGCTCTCCTGTGGAGATATTCACCTAAATAAGCTCTACCAATTTGTGAGTGTTTGGTGCCTACTGGGTTCTGATCTGGTCCTTATCTTGCTATCCTACTGCTTCATCTTGAGTGCTGTTATGCATTTGCAGTCGGGAGGTGCATCCACCAAGGCCTTGAGTACTTGTGGTTCCCATCTCATTCTTATACTTTTCTTCTATACATTGCTGCTAGTCTTCATCTTCACAAATAAGGCAGGGAAAAAAGTGTCCCCAGAGGTACCCATTCTTCTCAATGTCTTGCACCATCTCATCCCACCAGCACTGAACCCCATTGTTTATGGAGTACGAACCCAGGAAATCAAGCAAGGGATTATCAAGCTATTCAAGTACCAGTGCTGA
- the LOC102410474 gene encoding olfactory receptor 56A4-like: MGLPSNYTAAPASEFLLMCFPNYQSWQHWLSLPLTLLFLLAIGANATLLVTIWLEASLHEPMYYLLSLLSLLDMVLCLTVIPKVLAIFWFDNKAISFSGCFFQMFIMNSFLTMESCTFMVMAYDRYVAICHPLRYPSIITDQFVARAAIFVVARNGLLTMPIPILSSRLRYCAENIIKNCICTNLSVSKLSCDDITFNRLYQFVAGWTLLGSDLILIILSYSFILKAVLRIKAEGAAAKALSTCGSHFILILFFSTVLLVLVITNLARKKILPDIPILLNILHHLIPPALNPIVYGVRTKEIKQGIQKLLRRL, encoded by the coding sequence ATGGGATTACCCAGCAACTACACGGCTGCTCCAGCCTCCGAATTCCTCCTCATGTGCTTCCCTAACTACCAGAGCTGGCAGCACTGGCTGTCCCTGcccctcactctcctctttcttctggcCATAGGGGCCAATGCCACCCTTCTGGTCACCATCTGGCTGGAGGCCTCTCTGCACGAGCCCATGTACTACCTGCtcagcctcctctccctgctgGACATGGTACTCTGCCTCACTGTCATCCCCAAGGTCCTGGCCATCTTCTGGTTTGACAATAAAGCCATCAGTTTCTCAGGCTGCTTCTTCCAGATGTTCATCATGAATAGCTTCCTAACCATGGAGTCCTGCACATTCATggtcatggcctatgaccgctatgtggccatctgccacccaCTAAGGTACCCGTCCATTATCACTGACCAATTTGTAGCTAGGGCTGCCATCTTTGTGGTGGCCCGGAATGGCCTTCTTACTATGCCTATCCCCATACTTTCCTCCAGACTGAGATACTGTGCAGAGAACATCATCAAGAACTGCATCTGCACTAACTTGTCTGTGTCCAAACTCTCCTGTGATGACATCACCTTCAATCGGCTCTACCAGTTTGTGGCAGGCTGGACCCTACTGGGCTCTGACCTCATCCTTATCATTCTCTCCTACTCTTTTATCCTGAAAGCTGTGCTAAGGATTAAAGCTGAGGGAGCTGCTGCCAAGGCCCTGAGCACCTGTGGTTCCCACTTCATCCTCATCCTCTTCTTCAGCACAGTCCTGCTGGTCCTGGTCATCACTAACCTGGCCAGGAAGAAGATTCTCCCAGATATCCCCATCCTGCTCAATATCCTGCACCACCTCATCCCTCCAGCTCTGAACCCCATTGTTTATGGTGTGAGAACCAAGGAGATCAAGCAGGGAATCCAGAAACTGCTCAGGAGGTTATAA
- the LOC102410802 gene encoding LOW QUALITY PROTEIN: olfactory receptor 56A4-like (The sequence of the model RefSeq protein was modified relative to this genomic sequence to represent the inferred CDS: substituted 1 base at 1 genomic stop codon), with translation MISYSNYSTPPVSEFLLICFPNYQSWQHWLSLPLSLLFVLAMGANATLLITIRLEASLHEPMYYLLSLLSLLDMVLCLTVIPKVLAIFWFDLRSISFSGCFLQMFIMNCFLAMESCTFMVMAYDRYVAICHPLXYPSIITDQFVARAAIFVVARNGLFFLPVPILSARLRYCAENIIKNCICTNLSVSKLSCDDITFNRLYQFVAGWTLLGSDLILIILSYSFILKAVLRIKAEGAAAKALSTCGSHFILILFFSTVLLVLVITNLARKRIPPDVPILLNILHHLIPPALNPIVYGVRTKEIKQGIQKWLRRL, from the coding sequence ATGATATCATACAGCAACTACTCCACTCCCCCAGTCTCTGAATTCCTCCTCATCTGCTTCCCTAACTACCAGAGCTGGCAGCACTGGCTGTCCCTGCCCCTCAGTCTCCTCTTCGTCCTGGCCATGGGGGCCAACGCCACCCTCCTGATCACCATCCGGCTGGAGGCCTCTCTGCACGAGCCCATGTACTACCTACtcagcctcctctccctgctgGACATGGTACTCTGTCTCACCGTTATCCCCAAGGTCCTGGCCATCTTCTGGTTTGACCTCAGGTCCATCAGCTTCTCAGGCTGCTTCCTCCAAATGTTCATCATGAATTGCTTCCTTGCCATGGAGTCCTGCACATTCATggtcatggcctatgaccgctatgtggccatctgccacccaCTATGATACCCCTCCATCATCACTGACCAATTTGTAGCTAGGGCTGCCATCTTTGTGGTGGCCCGGAATGGcctcttttttctccctgttcCAATCCTTTCTGCCAGACTCAGATACTGTGCAGAGAACATCATCAAGAACTGCATCTGCACTAACCTGTCTGTGTCCAAACTCTCCTGTGATGACATCACCTTCAATCGGCTCTACCAGTTTGTGGCAGGCTGGACCCTACTGGGCTCTGACCTCATCCTTATCATTCTCTCCTATTCTTTTATCCTGAAAGCTGTGCTAAGGATTAAAGCTGAGGGAGCTGCTGCCAAGGCCCTGAGCACCTGTGGTTCCCACTTCATCCTCATCCTCTTCTTCAGCACAGTCCTGCTGGTCCTGGTCATCACTAACCTGGCCAGGAAGAGGATTCCCCCCGATGTCCCCATCCTGCTCAACATCTTGCACCACCTCATCCCTCCAGCTCTGAACCCCATAGTTTATGGTGTGAGAACCAAGGAGATCAAGCAGGGAATCCAGAAATGGCTCAGGAGGTTATAA